The Canis lupus familiaris isolate Mischka breed German Shepherd chromosome 19, alternate assembly UU_Cfam_GSD_1.0, whole genome shotgun sequence genome contains a region encoding:
- the LOC100686718 gene encoding developmental pluripotency-associated protein 4-like has translation MEKAKGKKGSTKSGEDYLAGQSQPVSEEAKEKQQAYGEPKLPGTSASGTKRKRSMKEGKASCSEKTAQESTRVRIRKKIPVPPLPSKLPPANLLHRDILRAWCQELKLSTKGQKLDVYKRSCEYAYPDQKTNIPVTAEEAKILTQTQRRLMMDKGEMSLQSPGTKIPSDGTYPPEVAAPAEGSDALLEEVNTVVVTTSAPDSVFASWSRIAARAGKMETVASPQEAHGAKWCVVHGRSMPADTEGWVHLQFHAGQAWVPEKRGRVCALFLLPACNFPPPQLEDNMLCPKCVRRNKVLMKSLQ, from the coding sequence ATGgagaaagcaaaaggcaaaaaggGCTCCACGAAGTCGGGGGAAGACTACCTGGCTGGCCAATCCCAACCTGTGTCggaagaagccaaagagaaaCAGCAGGCGTACGGTGAACCAAAGTTACCAGGAACCTCAGCAAGTGGGACCAAACGGAAGAGATCTATGAAAGAAGGCAAAGCTTCCTGTTCAGAAAAGACGGCACAAGAGAGTACAAGAGTAAGAATTCGGAAGAAAATCCCAGTTCCTCCATTACCTTCGAAACTGCCACCAGCCAACTTGCTTCACCGAGACATCCTGCGGGCCTGGTGCCAAGAACTCAAGCTGAGCACCAAAGGCCAGAAATTAGATGTATATAAGCGAAGCTGCGAATATGCTTACCCAGATCAAAAGACGAACATTCCTGTCACCGCAGAGGAGGCCAAGATTCTCACCCAGACACAAAGAAGGTTGATGATGGACAAGGGGGAAATGTCTCTGCAAAGTCCTGGAACAAAGATACCTTCTGATGGAACCTACCCTCCTGAAGTGGCTGCCCCCGCTGAGGGGTCTGATGCTCTCCTGGAGGAGGTCAATACTGTTGTTGTGACCACTTCGGCCCCAGATTCCGTGTTTGCCTCCTGGTCCAGAATTGCAGCCAGGGCTGGGAAGATGGAGACAGTGGCATCGCCACAGGAGGCCCACGGTGCCAAGTGGTGTGTGGTCCATGGGAGAAGTATGCCTGCAGACACAGAAGGTTGGGTTCACCTGCAATTTCATGCAGGACAAGCCTGGGTGCCTGAAAAGCGGGGGAGAGTATGCGCCCTCTTCTTGCTCCCCGCTTGTAACTTTCCACCCCCACAGCTGGAGGACAACATGCTGTGCCCCAAATGTGTTCGCAGGAATAAGGTGTTAATGAAAAGCCTCCAATGA